One Tubulanus polymorphus chromosome 5, tnTubPoly1.2, whole genome shotgun sequence DNA segment encodes these proteins:
- the LOC141905253 gene encoding thyrotropin-releasing hormone receptor-like, which translates to MNPIDIVVQLFGFLTFVSCGDAATRKPSVVYSNDGIDNRSNATINCPVIADIPEFRQIYVYGLPIIIIIGTIGNTISLIVLCQRTMRQTGTYFYMAILAVADTAVLYLNGLRKWIYFLTGFDLNQVSDAGCKTMSFVNYWTFDFATWILVAMTVDRFLAVHSPLRAIQLSTISRIKKVLLLLAVIDVGLNMHLFWTMELLVNPCGKYCIPRREFSNFHHRVWPIVDAVFYSFVPFLMLLVFNIIIVQDMFVAWRVRRNLYANSNNDIDLQNVATTNRRSNKQRNHITTSSWHLTLMLLVVTTIFLVLSAPNCIYMIVRMVTDVTTREQRRRVKITKAATTLLLYVNHCVNFYLYCASGRKFRQTLVSIYKYARERRRMSATASVTQNTRVSFSSLTGRISMVSEHSQT; encoded by the coding sequence ATGAATCCGATTGATATCGTCGTACAATTGTTCGGTTTCTTGACTTTCGTTTCGTGCGGCGACGCGGCGACTCGGAAACCATCGGTCGTCTACAGCAACGACGGTATCGACAACCGTAGCAACGCTACGATTAACTGCCCGGTGATCGCCGATATTCCCGAATTCAGACAAATCTACGTATACGGGTTAccgataatcataataatcgGAACAATCGGAAACACGATTTCGTTGATCGTTCTGTGTCAGAGAACGATGCGTCAAACGGGCACGTATTTCTACATGGCGATACTAGCAGTCGCCGACACGGCCGTTCTCTATCTCAACGGTCTACGCAAATGGATCTATTTTCTGACAGGCTTCGACTTGAACCAGGTCAGCGACGCCGGATGTAAGACGATGTCGTTCGTCAACTATTGGACGTTCGACTTCGCGACGTGGATACTCGTCGCGATGACGGTCGACCGGTTTCTAGCCGTGCACAGCCCGCTGCGAGCGATCCAACTCAGCACGATATCGCGAATTAAGAAAGTATTGCTGCTACTCGCCGTCATCGACGTCGGTCTCAATATGCACCTTTTCTGGACGATGGAATTGCTCGTAAACCCGTGCGGAAAGTATTGCATACCGCGTAGAGAGTTTTCGAATTTCCACCATCGCGTCTGGCCGATCGTCGACGCCGTGTTTTATTCGTTCGTGCCGTTTTTGATGCTGCTCgttttcaatatcatcatcgtGCAGGACATGTTCGTCGCGTGGCGCGTCAGGAGGAACCTGTACGCCAACTCCAACAACGACATCGACCTGCAGAACGTCGCGACGACTAATCGTCGGTCCAACAAACAGCGTAACCACATCACGACGTCGAGCTGGCATTTAACGTTGATGTTACTCGTCGTGACGACTATATTTCTAGTTCTGTCCGCGCCGAACTGTATTTACATGATCGTACGAATGGTAACCGACGTCACGACTCGGGAACAGCGGCGACGAGTAAAGATAACGAAAGCGGCGACGACGTTACTACTTTACGTAAATCACTGCGTGAATTTCTACCTTTATTGCGCGTCCGGGCGTAAATTTCGTCAGACGTTGGTTTCGATTTATAAATACGCGCGCGAACGTCGACGCATGTCCGCTACGGCGTCGGTCACCCAGAACACGAGAGTATCGTTCAGTTCACTGACCGGTCGTATCAGTATGGTCTCTGAACATAGCCAGACTTAA